A region of Dioscorea cayenensis subsp. rotundata cultivar TDr96_F1 chromosome 5, TDr96_F1_v2_PseudoChromosome.rev07_lg8_w22 25.fasta, whole genome shotgun sequence DNA encodes the following proteins:
- the LOC120260802 gene encoding LOW QUALITY PROTEIN: fibrillin protein 5 homolog (The sequence of the model RefSeq protein was modified relative to this genomic sequence to represent the inferred CDS: inserted 1 base in 1 codon): MLTKNHHHHHHHHPLEQQQQQQQQQNQKXIDETKASLYQALQGTNRGIFGVQSAKKSEIEELVKLLESMNPTPHPTDQLQDKVDGWWKLIYTTITILGSKRTKLGLRDFISLGDFYQIIDVTNGKAINVIKFSARGFKMLSGQLTVEASFQIASKTRVNIKLDKSSITPVQLMNLFVKNYDLLLEIFNPEGWLEISYVDDSMRIGRDDKGNMFVLERTQQELSLFRNVVD, encoded by the exons ATGCTaacaaaaaatcatcatcatcatcatcatcatcatccattagagcaacagcagcagcagcagcagcagcaaaatCAGA CCATTGATGAAACCAAAGCATCTCTTTACCAAGCATTGCAAG GTACCAATAGAGGTATCTTTGGTGTTCAATCTGCAAAGAAATCAGAGATTGAAGAGCTTGTCAAACTGTTGGAGTCTATGAATCCCACACCTCATCCTACTGATCAACTTCAGGATAAG GTGGATGGATGGTGGAAACTTATTTACACCACAATCACAATTCTTGGGTCAAAGAGAACCAAACTTGGACTGCGTGATTTCATTTCTCTTGGAGATTTTTACCAGATAATTGACGTCACTAAT GGAAAAGCCATTAATGTAATCAAGTTCAGTGCAAGAGGTTTCAAAATGCTCTCAGGACAACTAACTGTTGAAGCATCCTTCCAAATTGCATCCAAAACT AGAGTTAACATCAAATTAGACAAGTCAAGCATCACTCCTGTTCAA TTGATGAATCTGTTTGTGAAGAACTATGATCTCCTTCTCGAAATTTTTAATCCCGAAGGCTGGCTCGAAATTTC CTATGTAGATGATTCAATGAGGATTGGAAGAGATGATAAAGGCAACATGTTTGTGTTAGAAAGGACTCAGCAGGAGTTAAGTTTATTCAGAAATGTCGTCGATTAA